The window GAAATGTAATTGTAACTTTTCCATCAGAAGGGTTTGGAAAAATATTTATATTGTTATTGGATACATTCACTTCAGCGATATCATTTATCCATGGTAAAAGTTCAAGAAAACATAAATTCGCTCCAAGTCCCATATATTTTTCATCTGTTATATAAACTGATGAATCATTAATAAAAACAATACCTTCCTTTTGTGTATAGCTCATGCTTATCTTCATTACATCACCATTAAAAAAGTCAGTGCCTGAATAATTAGTAAAAAGCCATATCATCTTTTCCGAAAGCAACACCATACTTTTCCCCGATGGGCTTATATCGGCAGAAGTGATCCATTGCTGCGTGTCAAAACTATCGACCAACTCTGCTATATAATTCCCCTGAACATCAGGCAAACGATACATTTTGCTGTATGTAGAAACACCCCTGTTTTTAGAAAAAATGTATAATGAATCATTGAAATGAAACATAGCTTCACAATCAAAATTCCAATTACTGCTGTCAGGAGGAAAATATAACTGGTCAGAAAAACTGAAATAAATTATTTGAGGAATAACAGAATCATTATTTATGGAATCGGGATTGGAGATTTTATAAATTTGTAAATCCGTGCGGTTATTATAATTATTTCCAAAATCTCCGATATAATAATTCCCCTGATCGTCCTGAGTTATATCTTCACAATCAATAGCATTTACTCCTGAAAAATATAATATCCTGTGAATATTACCCAGGGTATCAATATTGAATATTCTTGCTTTATCACCACTGTCGTTGTGTGCCCAGATATTATCAGGGTTACTGGCTTCAACACCCGAACATTCACTCAAAGAATCGGGGAGCTTATGAATAACAACAGGTACAGCTATCTGGCAAAAAACATTAACAAATGGAATTAACAAAAAAATAAAAATTAAACGTACAATTTTCATCTGTATAAAAAATATTATGTGTAAATTATTTTTTTGTTATGCTCTCCTACCCCCGATAAATTCAGGACATATCACCAGCCCGCTGGTTAATATCCATGTTAAAGTAAACACCTGATTGAACTTTTGTTTGATTTTATTCATAATGATTGATTTGATTCTATGTTTGAATAGATATTTCATCTCGTTATATACCGACAGAAAAAAGGTTTGCAAAAATATTTTTTGTTTTCTGTACGGTATAACTCGTTCTAAACAGTTTTGCCTTTGCAAACCTGTTTAGTTTACAAAGCTATGAAAAATATATAAAAAAAATTATATTTGCATAAACTCAAAGCTATAATATCTATGAAAAAATTGCACTTAATATTTTTAATAATTATTGTTACTATACTGGCTTCCTGCTTAGGCAATAGTAATAAACCGGATAATAATCCCGACTCAACTAAAACCCAAATTACAAAAACAAATGCACTGTCTTCCGGAAAATATAAAATAAAATCAGGAATAATTGAAATGAACATTGAAACAATGGGAATGATTCAGAAAATGAAAATGTATTTCGACGATTTCGGCAACAAAGAATGTGTTGAAACGAACTACACAATGGATATGGGAATTGCCGGTAAAATTGAAATGCATTCAAAAGTCATTACTGGCAATGGTTATATTTACAATATTGACTTAACAAAAAAATCAGGAACAAAAACCAAAATAACAACTAACGAAAAAAATAAAACCAACGATATTGATTTCAATAATATGGATGAAAAAATAATGAAAGAAATGCACATTACCAAAGCAGGTACTGAAAAGGTTATGGATAAGACCTGTGATAAATTCAATATGAATAATCCTGAATTAAAAATGAAATCGTCATACAGTGTTTGGAATGGGATTCCCCTGAAATATGAAATGAATATGTCGGGAATTGTTGCCAAAGCAACTACCACCAAAATTGAAGAAAACGCCACAATCCCTGCCGAAATATTTGAAATCCCTGCTGATATAAAGATTACAGAAATAAAATAACTATCAAAACATATTGAATAATGAATAATATGGAACACTATTATAACCTGGTTGAAAAAGTTATTAAAGAACTGGGTGTTGACCCTGTGATATGCCGTGGTGATAAAGAAGGACAATGGAATTTGAATAATGGCACAGCAAATATATGGGTGGATGTCTGGAAACAAGAAGACAAAGATTATGGTTATATACAAATAATGGGACCTGTATCAAAAGTACCACACGAAAAAGAACTGGAGTTTTACAGGGAAATGATGGAAATAAATCATGGTTTGTATGCATGCAGCATTACCAAATTTGAAAACTGGATACATGTAAAATCAATACGCGAGCTGGAAGATCTTAGCGAAAGCGAAGTACTGGCAATGTTCGACAGGGTTAGCTATTATGTGAATTATTACGATGAGTATATAAAAAACAAATATTTCACCAAGCCGGTAAAAAGAACAGAATAGTTTTAATTTAATGATTTTTTGTATAATCGCAGGGAATTGGCAATTACAAAAACATCGGAGAAAGCCATACTTGCAGCAGCA is drawn from Bacteroidales bacterium and contains these coding sequences:
- a CDS encoding T9SS type A sorting domain-containing protein encodes the protein MLIPFVNVFCQIAVPVVIHKLPDSLSECSGVEASNPDNIWAHNDSGDKARIFNIDTLGNIHRILYFSGVNAIDCEDITQDDQGNYYIGDFGNNYNNRTDLQIYKISNPDSINNDSVIPQIIYFSFSDQLYFPPDSSNWNFDCEAMFHFNDSLYIFSKNRGVSTYSKMYRLPDVQGNYIAELVDSFDTQQWITSADISPSGKSMVLLSEKMIWLFTNYSGTDFFNGDVMKISMSYTQKEGIVFINDSSVYITDEKYMGLGANLCFLELLPWINDIAEVNVSNNNINIFPNPSDGKVTITFPENTSEIQIINESGQVIQSKNISKQNNLNFYIPGCGTYFIRVISDKSVITKKIISRY
- a CDS encoding YbjN domain-containing protein, with translation MEHYYNLVEKVIKELGVDPVICRGDKEGQWNLNNGTANIWVDVWKQEDKDYGYIQIMGPVSKVPHEKELEFYREMMEINHGLYACSITKFENWIHVKSIRELEDLSESEVLAMFDRVSYYVNYYDEYIKNKYFTKPVKRTE